A window of the uncultured Cohaesibacter sp. genome harbors these coding sequences:
- a CDS encoding rhodanese-like domain-containing protein → MTEAWELLAEDQGAVLIDVRTHAEWSYVGVPLLDDPARDVLMIEWLSYPAMQANPDFAVQLQAELSNRNVKQDAALLFLCRSGVRSKSAASVMTELWQGPCYNIASGFEGDLDEEKHRGHQNGWKQAGLPWRQF, encoded by the coding sequence GTGACCGAAGCCTGGGAGCTCCTGGCTGAGGATCAGGGCGCCGTCCTCATCGATGTTCGAACCCATGCGGAATGGTCCTATGTCGGGGTCCCCTTGCTGGATGACCCTGCGCGGGACGTGTTGATGATCGAATGGCTTTCCTATCCGGCGATGCAGGCAAATCCGGATTTTGCCGTTCAGTTGCAGGCAGAACTGAGCAACCGGAATGTCAAGCAGGATGCCGCCTTGTTGTTTCTTTGCCGATCCGGCGTGAGATCCAAGAGTGCGGCGAGTGTCATGACCGAATTGTGGCAGGGACCCTGCTACAATATTGCGTCCGGTTTTGAAGGGGATCTGGACGAAGAGAAGCATCGGGGACATCAGAATGGCTGGAAGCAGGCGGGGCTTCCGTGGCGTCAGTTCTGA
- a CDS encoding PRC-barrel domain-containing protein, with protein sequence MKRILATTALGLMLTTAAMAETPMGSFKTIDTVAQNDIFASNFIGKRIYSAEQDYDGFGETSTVDAGTEQNWEDLGEVNDIILDREGNVKAVVLGVGGFLGVGEKDVAVDMNSIKMVTETEDPDDFFLVVNTNRETLENAQEFERPMVETTAAVGINSSGMSATVEESTEAAKNSYESMKQDVQEGYDSAKQEMSETYEDSKESLNTALNESKEGLKTAYDKSKEKMASAYDETRDLFVAPDVDLEGYEVALDDQLNADDLTGARLYDSEDKDIGEVDQLVLKQDGTIDKAVLDVGGFLGVNEHRIAVNMDELQIMRSSESGMVRVYIDASQEELEAQPEYQS encoded by the coding sequence ATGAAACGCATTCTTGCAACCACTGCATTGGGCCTGATGCTCACCACCGCTGCCATGGCCGAAACGCCGATGGGCAGCTTCAAGACCATCGACACTGTTGCCCAGAATGACATCTTTGCTTCCAACTTCATCGGCAAGCGCATCTATTCAGCCGAACAGGATTATGACGGTTTTGGTGAAACCTCCACCGTTGATGCCGGCACCGAACAGAACTGGGAAGATCTGGGTGAAGTGAACGACATCATTCTGGACCGTGAAGGCAACGTAAAAGCTGTTGTTCTTGGCGTTGGTGGCTTCCTTGGCGTTGGCGAGAAAGACGTCGCTGTCGACATGAACAGCATCAAGATGGTTACCGAGACGGAAGATCCGGATGATTTCTTCCTGGTCGTGAACACCAACCGCGAAACCCTCGAGAACGCGCAGGAATTCGAGCGCCCGATGGTTGAAACAACCGCTGCGGTTGGCATCAATTCGTCCGGCATGAGTGCGACCGTTGAGGAAAGCACCGAAGCTGCCAAGAACAGCTATGAGTCCATGAAGCAGGACGTTCAGGAAGGTTACGACAGCGCCAAGCAGGAAATGTCTGAAACCTACGAAGATTCCAAGGAAAGCCTGAACACGGCCCTGAACGAGTCCAAGGAAGGTCTCAAGACCGCCTACGACAAGTCCAAGGAGAAAATGGCGTCCGCCTATGATGAGACTCGGGACCTCTTTGTTGCACCGGACGTTGATCTCGAAGGCTATGAAGTTGCCCTTGACGATCAGCTGAATGCTGACGATCTGACTGGTGCGCGTCTGTATGACTCCGAAGACAAGGACATCGGTGAGGTTGATCAGCTGGTCCTGAAGCAGGACGGCACCATTGACAAGGCCGTGCTTGATGTTGGCGGTTTCCTCGGTGTGAACGAGCATCGCATCGCCGTGAATATGGACGAACTGCAGATCATGCGGTCTTCCGAAAGTGGCATGGTTCGTGTCTACATCGATGCGTCTCAGGAAGAACTCGAAGCACAGCCTGAATATCAGAGCTAA
- a CDS encoding HAMP domain-containing sensor histidine kinase: MVDERETEEKQEALIPADLSLDPEALNRRPALGLSSKLLLLTILFVMISEILIFVPSISKFRVDWLTRKVELAEVAALIYTKSTSELMDDALDAELLERLDVQTLALRSEGQRRLLAMVDMPGQITRDDDIRAMTPGQSILAAFDTLLFGKGRTIRVTDATKEDSGIIELVFDETPLRDAMLSFSVNILLLSLVISVITAGLVYLSLRALLVRPIVRLMRNMANFTSSPEDANAVMQPSGRKDEIGMTEEQLSNMEVILSKTLQKQRRLADLGLAVSKINHDLRNILASAQLFSDRLSMLEDPTVQRVVPKIMSALDRAVDYSGAVMSYGKAQEAPPEKRLLLLRQVGEEVGDFLDLTENSKVEYQIHVPEDFEIFADPGQLFRVLMNLCRNAAQVMQNETEEAVICRLEIRARVAGNETVIEVSDTGPGVPEMAKKTLFMPFQGSMRKGGTGLGLAISAEIVRAHGGTIRLLDRTPGAHFEIRLPNSVKPGRSVEHGFLSHRNGQ, from the coding sequence ATGGTCGACGAGCGTGAGACGGAGGAAAAACAGGAGGCATTGATTCCTGCCGACTTGTCTCTCGATCCCGAGGCTCTCAACCGCCGCCCGGCTCTCGGGCTTTCGTCAAAACTGCTGCTGCTGACCATTTTGTTCGTGATGATCAGCGAGATTCTCATCTTTGTTCCCTCGATTTCGAAATTTCGTGTCGACTGGCTGACCCGTAAGGTCGAGCTTGCGGAAGTGGCCGCGCTCATCTACACCAAGTCCACCTCGGAACTGATGGATGATGCCCTTGATGCCGAGCTTCTCGAGCGGCTCGATGTGCAGACCCTCGCCCTGCGCTCCGAGGGCCAGCGTCGCCTGCTGGCCATGGTCGACATGCCCGGCCAGATCACCCGCGATGACGACATCCGCGCCATGACGCCGGGGCAGTCGATACTGGCTGCCTTCGACACGCTCCTTTTCGGCAAGGGCCGGACCATCCGAGTTACGGACGCAACCAAGGAAGACAGCGGCATCATCGAGCTGGTCTTTGATGAAACGCCACTGCGTGATGCGATGCTGTCCTTCTCGGTCAACATCCTGCTGTTGTCGCTGGTTATTTCGGTGATCACTGCCGGTCTGGTCTATCTTTCGCTGAGGGCCCTGCTCGTGCGTCCGATCGTGCGTCTGATGCGCAACATGGCGAACTTCACCTCGAGCCCCGAAGATGCCAATGCGGTGATGCAGCCATCCGGTCGCAAGGACGAAATCGGCATGACCGAAGAGCAGCTCTCCAACATGGAAGTGATTCTTTCAAAGACCTTGCAGAAGCAGCGGCGGCTCGCGGATCTGGGACTGGCCGTCTCCAAGATCAACCATGACCTGCGCAACATCCTCGCCTCCGCCCAGCTCTTCTCCGACCGCTTGTCCATGCTCGAGGACCCGACCGTGCAGCGCGTGGTGCCCAAGATCATGAGCGCGCTTGATCGTGCGGTGGATTATTCCGGAGCCGTAATGTCCTATGGCAAGGCTCAGGAAGCACCGCCGGAGAAGCGTCTTCTGCTGCTGCGTCAGGTGGGCGAGGAAGTCGGCGATTTTCTCGATCTGACCGAGAACAGCAAGGTCGAATATCAGATCCACGTGCCCGAAGACTTCGAGATCTTCGCCGATCCGGGCCAGCTGTTCCGTGTCCTGATGAACCTCTGCCGAAATGCGGCACAGGTGATGCAGAACGAAACCGAAGAGGCGGTCATCTGTCGCCTCGAGATCAGGGCGCGTGTTGCCGGCAACGAAACGGTAATCGAGGTGAGTGACACCGGGCCGGGCGTTCCCGAAATGGCCAAGAAGACCTTGTTCATGCCGTTTCAGGGCTCAATGCGCAAGGGCGGCACGGGGCTCGGACTTGCCATCAGCGCGGAGATTGTCAGGGCCCACGGCGGCACCATCCGCTTGCTGGATCGTACGCCCGGGGCGCATTTCGAGATCCGTCTGCCCAACAGTGTCAAACCCGGACGCAGTGTGGAACATGGCTTTCTGAGCCACAGGAACGGCCAGTAG
- a CDS encoding peroxiredoxin: protein MTETITTTTSPAFPRLNERAPDFCAPTTAGQKSLSDYEGKWLILFSHPADFTPVCTTEFMAFAKLQDEFAALNTELLGLSIDSHYAHIAWIRSIKENFGVEIKFPIIADLSMAVAKAYGMIQPGASDTSAVRATFVIDPKGVLRAMVYYPQSCGRSIAEFLRLVTALQTSDANSCATPEAWQPGDKVIVPPPATTEAAEKRASEGYETVDWYFSKRAL, encoded by the coding sequence ATGACCGAAACCATCACTACGACGACCAGCCCCGCCTTCCCGCGCCTCAATGAACGCGCGCCAGACTTTTGTGCCCCGACCACCGCAGGCCAGAAGAGCCTTTCGGACTATGAAGGCAAATGGCTGATCCTGTTTTCCCACCCGGCAGACTTCACGCCCGTCTGCACCACCGAATTCATGGCCTTTGCCAAGCTTCAGGACGAGTTTGCTGCTCTCAACACCGAGCTGCTCGGCCTCTCCATCGACAGCCACTATGCACACATCGCGTGGATCCGTTCGATCAAGGAGAATTTCGGTGTCGAAATTAAATTCCCGATCATCGCCGATCTGTCCATGGCTGTTGCCAAGGCCTATGGCATGATCCAACCCGGTGCCTCAGACACCTCTGCCGTGCGCGCCACCTTCGTGATCGATCCGAAGGGTGTCTTGAGGGCAATGGTCTATTATCCGCAGAGCTGTGGTCGGTCGATTGCGGAATTCCTCCGTCTCGTCACCGCCCTGCAGACCTCGGACGCCAATTCCTGCGCGACGCCGGAAGCCTGGCAGCCCGGTGACAAGGTCATCGTCCCGCCACCGGCAACCACCGAAGCCGCAGAAAAACGCGCCTCCGAAGGCTATGAGACCGTGGATTGGTATTTCTCGAAAAGAGCACTCTGA
- the dnaA gene encoding chromosomal replication initiator protein DnaA, whose amino-acid sequence MKVGKEEWDRVKERLRAELGDDVFSSWFASVELEDEQNGLVILSVSTRFLKSWIQSHYGELLMALWREECEQVRRIDLFVRGAVRPKPAQTKAPAPAHDGGEHVSAFARQQASTSIGSDHDHLGGSPLDPRLTFDTFVVGQSNTLAHAAAKQVAMAQPGQPVSFNPLFIHASVGLGKTHLLQAIAWEAKKSNPTAKVLYLTAERFMYSFVQALKSQSALDFKDTLRDIDILLIDDLQFLQGKSIQQEFCHTLNSLIDGARQVVVAADRPPVELESLDERVRSRLAGGLVSELQPLEKELRRSILTDRAQQASRRDPNLAIPELVLDHVAGIIRSNGRDLDGAFNRLMAHNQLTGAPISIEMAEQALKDLIRSKEPRRIRIEDIQRVVSKHYNVSRSDLLSSRRTRTIVRPRQIAMYLSKMLTPRSLPEIGRRFGGRDHTTVLHAVRKIEELAGSDNSLQQEIEMLKRNIAE is encoded by the coding sequence GTGAAAGTGGGCAAAGAAGAATGGGATCGTGTTAAAGAACGGTTGCGGGCAGAACTCGGAGACGACGTCTTTTCAAGTTGGTTCGCAAGCGTTGAATTGGAAGACGAGCAGAATGGTCTGGTCATCCTCTCGGTCTCGACACGCTTTCTGAAGTCATGGATCCAGTCTCACTACGGTGAACTGCTGATGGCGCTCTGGCGCGAAGAATGCGAACAGGTCCGGAGAATCGATCTGTTTGTGCGCGGCGCCGTTCGTCCCAAACCGGCTCAGACCAAAGCCCCGGCCCCGGCTCATGATGGCGGCGAGCATGTCAGTGCCTTTGCACGTCAGCAGGCGTCCACATCCATCGGGTCCGACCATGATCATCTGGGCGGCTCGCCGCTGGATCCGCGCCTGACCTTTGACACCTTTGTTGTCGGTCAGTCCAACACCCTTGCGCATGCTGCCGCAAAACAGGTGGCGATGGCCCAGCCCGGACAGCCGGTTTCCTTCAATCCGCTGTTCATCCATGCCTCTGTCGGCCTCGGCAAGACCCATCTTTTGCAGGCCATTGCATGGGAAGCCAAGAAATCCAATCCGACCGCCAAGGTGCTGTATCTGACGGCCGAGCGCTTCATGTATTCCTTCGTGCAGGCGCTCAAGAGCCAGTCCGCTCTTGATTTCAAGGATACCTTGCGCGACATCGACATCCTGCTGATCGACGATCTGCAGTTCCTGCAGGGCAAGAGCATCCAGCAGGAATTCTGTCACACGCTGAACAGCCTCATTGACGGCGCACGTCAGGTTGTCGTTGCTGCCGACCGTCCGCCGGTCGAGCTGGAAAGCCTTGATGAGCGGGTGCGTTCGCGCCTCGCCGGTGGTCTTGTCAGCGAGCTGCAGCCGCTTGAGAAAGAACTGCGCCGCTCGATCCTCACGGATCGCGCCCAGCAGGCCTCGCGCCGCGACCCGAACTTGGCCATTCCCGAACTGGTGCTCGACCATGTCGCCGGCATCATCCGCTCGAACGGCCGTGATCTTGATGGCGCTTTCAACCGCCTGATGGCCCACAATCAGCTGACCGGTGCGCCGATTTCCATAGAGATGGCCGAACAGGCGCTCAAGGATCTGATCCGCTCGAAAGAGCCGCGTCGCATCCGCATCGAGGATATTCAGCGCGTCGTTTCCAAGCATTACAACGTCTCGCGCTCGGATCTTCTGTCCTCGCGCCGGACCCGCACGATCGTCCGTCCGCGCCAGATTGCGATGTATCTGTCCAAGATGCTGACCCCGCGCTCGCTGCCGGAAATCGGACGTCGTTTCGGCGGCCGCGACCACACCACCGTGCTGCATGCAGTGCGCAAGATTGAGGAGCTGGCAGGGTCTGACAACAGCCTGCAGCAGGAAATCGAGATGCTCAAACGCAATATTGCGGAGTAG
- a CDS encoding pyrimidine 5'-nucleotidase, whose amino-acid sequence MLNTLPYGTTPLQDFADIETWIFDLDNTLYPRHVDLFKQIEAKMNAYVSRLLDIPEEEATKLRKSYYRDHGTTMRGLMVEHHIKPDEFLEYVHDIDHSHVMHDADLAQAICALPGKRYIFTNGTRDHALKVAERLGITSYFEEIFDIVWADLDPKPNRAPYEKLLQQTGLNPKRAAMFEDLARNLKVPHDMGMKTVLIVPSRTREVFHDSWEAQGEEAPHVQHVTDNLGGFLKDVLNAIGRSADIEG is encoded by the coding sequence ATGCTCAACACATTGCCCTATGGAACCACGCCCTTGCAGGACTTCGCGGACATCGAGACCTGGATTTTCGATCTCGACAACACGCTTTATCCGCGCCATGTGGATCTGTTCAAGCAGATCGAGGCGAAAATGAACGCCTATGTGTCACGACTGCTCGACATTCCCGAGGAAGAGGCAACGAAGCTGCGCAAGAGCTATTATCGGGACCACGGCACGACCATGCGGGGCCTGATGGTCGAGCATCACATCAAGCCGGACGAATTCCTCGAGTATGTGCATGACATCGACCACAGCCATGTGATGCATGATGCGGATCTGGCTCAGGCCATCTGCGCCCTGCCCGGCAAACGGTATATCTTTACCAATGGTACCCGCGACCACGCGCTCAAGGTGGCAGAACGACTCGGCATTACCAGCTATTTCGAGGAAATCTTCGATATCGTCTGGGCTGATCTCGACCCCAAGCCGAACCGTGCGCCCTATGAGAAGCTGTTGCAGCAGACTGGCCTCAATCCAAAGCGGGCCGCGATGTTCGAGGATCTGGCGCGCAATCTCAAGGTGCCCCATGACATGGGCATGAAGACCGTTTTGATCGTGCCGTCTCGCACCCGCGAGGTCTTCCACGACAGTTGGGAAGCGCAAGGGGAGGAAGCCCCACATGTTCAGCATGTCACCGACAATCTGGGCGGGTTCCTCAAGGATGTTCTCAACGCCATCGGCCGGAGCGCGGACATCGAAGGGTGA
- the rpsT gene encoding 30S ribosomal protein S20: MANTVSAKKATRKMERKTAVNKSRRTRVRGYLRAVEEAIVAEDQAAASEALRKAQSEMMRAVAKGVYHQNTASRKISRLSKRIKALAA, encoded by the coding sequence ATGGCCAATACCGTATCCGCCAAAAAGGCGACTCGCAAAATGGAACGCAAGACCGCGGTCAACAAATCCCGCCGGACCCGCGTTCGCGGCTATCTTCGCGCTGTCGAAGAAGCGATTGTAGCAGAAGATCAGGCAGCTGCCTCTGAAGCTCTGCGCAAAGCCCAGTCCGAAATGATGCGTGCCGTTGCCAAAGGCGTCTATCACCAGAACACCGCTTCTCGTAAAATTTCCCGTCTCTCCAAGCGCATCAAAGCGCTCGCGGCCTGA
- a CDS encoding tryptophanase, whose translation MKTIIEPFRIKSVEPIRMTTRAEREEKLKAASYNLFALKSEDVLIDLLTDSGTGAMSSEQWAAVMRGDESYAGSPSYYRFRDAVQALMPFEHIIPTHQGRAAEAILVSIFGGKGKLIPSNTHFDTTRGNIEASGAEASDLVIAEGKDPASLHPFKGNMDLEKLEAFLDTHGDAVPIVMITITNNAGGGQPVSLANLRAVSELAKKYGKPFIIDGCRFSENAWFIKQREEGQQQRDIRDIVRDCFSLADGMTMSAKKDAFGNIGGWIAFNDDSLAEQARVRLIQTEGFPTYGGLAGRDLEALAQGLQEITDEDYLRYRIRTNEYIIERLDAMGIPVVKPAGGHAVFVDAKRWLPHIDPLSYPAHTVACRLYEIGGIRSCEIGSVMFGRQTDGSEKPAAMELVRLAFPRRTYTQSHADYVVEAFEMLEAEKQSLTGFTITKEPKLMRHFTCEFAPLAG comes from the coding sequence ATGAAGACCATCATCGAACCCTTCCGCATCAAATCCGTCGAGCCGATCCGCATGACCACGCGCGCCGAGCGCGAGGAAAAGCTCAAGGCTGCCAGTTACAATCTCTTTGCGCTGAAATCCGAGGACGTGCTCATCGATCTGTTGACCGACTCGGGTACCGGTGCCATGAGCTCGGAGCAGTGGGCCGCCGTCATGCGCGGTGACGAGAGCTATGCCGGTTCCCCTTCCTATTATCGCTTCAGGGACGCCGTGCAGGCGCTGATGCCGTTCGAGCACATCATCCCGACCCATCAGGGGCGCGCAGCCGAGGCCATTCTGGTGTCGATCTTTGGCGGCAAGGGCAAGCTTATCCCGTCCAACACCCATTTCGACACCACGCGCGGCAACATCGAGGCCAGCGGGGCGGAAGCCTCGGATCTGGTGATTGCCGAGGGCAAGGACCCAGCCTCGCTGCATCCCTTCAAGGGCAACATGGATCTTGAAAAGCTCGAAGCCTTCCTGGACACCCATGGCGACGCCGTGCCCATCGTGATGATCACCATCACCAACAATGCCGGTGGCGGTCAGCCCGTCAGCCTTGCCAATCTTAGGGCGGTTTCGGAGCTGGCGAAAAAGTACGGCAAGCCCTTCATCATCGATGGCTGTCGCTTCTCGGAAAACGCCTGGTTCATCAAGCAGCGTGAGGAAGGTCAGCAACAGCGCGACATCCGCGATATCGTGCGGGACTGCTTCTCGCTGGCCGATGGCATGACCATGAGCGCCAAGAAGGATGCCTTTGGCAACATCGGTGGCTGGATCGCCTTCAATGACGATTCGCTTGCGGAACAAGCCAGAGTTCGCCTCATTCAGACCGAAGGTTTCCCCACCTATGGCGGGCTTGCCGGGCGCGATCTGGAAGCCTTGGCACAGGGGCTTCAGGAGATCACTGACGAGGATTATCTTCGTTATCGCATCCGCACCAACGAATATATCATCGAGCGGCTCGATGCGATGGGCATCCCGGTGGTCAAGCCTGCGGGCGGGCACGCGGTCTTTGTCGATGCCAAGCGCTGGTTGCCGCATATCGATCCGCTCAGCTATCCCGCCCATACGGTCGCCTGCCGTCTTTATGAAATCGGTGGCATCCGCTCCTGCGAGATCGGCTCGGTGATGTTTGGCCGTCAGACCGACGGCTCTGAAAAGCCTGCCGCGATGGAATTGGTGCGCCTTGCCTTCCCTCGCCGGACCTACACCCAGTCCCACGCGGACTATGTGGTCGAGGCCTTTGAGATGCTGGAGGCTGAAA
- a CDS encoding MmcQ/YjbR family DNA-binding protein, which produces MTRDEFDAYCGQMQGTTNVIQWGDASVWKIGGKIFAICSNWSAKGEKDEERSGPRFSFKCSDLAFELLPDEEGIVPAPYLARAKWVQLQYPDAMSDEDLKLHLDAAYEIIARKLTKTVRRELGLTF; this is translated from the coding sequence ATGACACGGGACGAATTCGACGCCTATTGCGGACAGATGCAGGGAACCACCAACGTCATCCAGTGGGGCGATGCCTCTGTCTGGAAGATCGGCGGCAAGATCTTCGCGATCTGCTCGAACTGGAGTGCCAAGGGTGAAAAGGACGAAGAGCGGTCCGGACCGCGCTTCAGCTTCAAATGCTCCGATCTCGCGTTCGAGCTATTGCCCGATGAGGAGGGCATCGTGCCTGCGCCTTATCTCGCCCGCGCCAAATGGGTCCAGCTCCAATATCCTGACGCCATGAGTGACGAGGATCTCAAGCTCCACCTTGATGCGGCCTATGAGATCATAGCTCGCAAACTGACCAAAACAGTTCGCCGCGAGTTGGGGTTGACCTTCTGA
- a CDS encoding hydrogen peroxide-inducible genes activator, which yields MLPSLRQLTFLVALSEELHFSNAAKRCNVTQSTLSAGLKDLEAILQVSLAERTKRSVIMTPIGARIAAKARELLTDAEDLVTMASEASAPLSGDLHLGAIPTVGPFLLPRLRPLIKVAYPDLRLFLREELTEPLLEGLRSGRLDAALIALPHNTGELMTHELFDDGYHLVVPMDHPLSCATRTDLTGLRDQKFMLLEKGHCLQQHALSAYPGLINRNEEFDATSLPTLMAMVEEGLGTTLIPDLAIDAGLTRGHQVHRISLPDALPRRIALVWRRSSAREADFLLLADLLREARQSLKAKGRA from the coding sequence ATGTTGCCCTCCCTGCGCCAACTGACCTTTCTTGTTGCTCTTTCGGAAGAGCTGCATTTCAGCAACGCCGCAAAACGTTGCAATGTGACCCAATCGACCCTCAGTGCCGGGTTGAAGGATCTGGAAGCCATTCTCCAGGTCTCCCTTGCCGAGAGGACCAAACGCAGCGTGATCATGACCCCGATCGGCGCGAGGATTGCTGCCAAGGCACGAGAGTTACTTACTGACGCGGAAGATCTCGTGACCATGGCCTCGGAAGCATCTGCACCCTTATCCGGTGATCTCCATCTCGGCGCCATTCCCACCGTCGGCCCCTTCCTGTTGCCGCGCCTGCGTCCGCTGATCAAAGTGGCCTATCCCGATTTGCGCCTGTTTCTGAGGGAAGAACTGACAGAGCCTTTGCTTGAAGGCCTGCGGTCTGGACGGCTCGATGCGGCGCTCATCGCGCTGCCTCACAACACCGGCGAGTTGATGACCCACGAACTGTTTGACGATGGCTATCATCTGGTGGTGCCGATGGATCATCCGCTCTCCTGTGCCACCAGAACCGATCTCACCGGTCTCAGGGACCAGAAATTCATGCTTCTGGAAAAGGGCCATTGTTTGCAACAACACGCGCTCTCGGCCTATCCGGGCCTCATCAACCGGAATGAGGAGTTTGATGCCACCAGTCTGCCGACCCTGATGGCCATGGTCGAGGAGGGGCTCGGCACGACCCTCATTCCCGATCTCGCGATTGATGCTGGTCTGACCCGTGGTCATCAGGTCCATCGGATTTCCCTGCCCGATGCCCTGCCGCGCAGGATCGCCCTCGTCTGGCGTCGCTCGTCAGCCCGCGAGGCGGATTTTCTCCTTCTCGCCGATCTGCTTCGAGAGGCCCGTCAGAGCCTCAAGGCAAAGGGTCGCGCCTGA
- a CDS encoding host attachment family protein, whose product MMRLPKDTTVVVATGEGAKFFDASSKSGDVSLRFDHDLHPGDLADEGPSGKIPPDMDGKESMEATFSKILASNLYTKVHAGKIDNLVLIADPETLGEIRPLLHKEVTDALVLELDKTLTNSPVKDIEKTISAALN is encoded by the coding sequence ATGATGAGATTGCCCAAGGATACCACCGTGGTCGTTGCCACCGGCGAAGGAGCCAAATTCTTCGATGCCAGCAGCAAGTCGGGAGACGTTTCTCTTCGATTCGACCATGACCTTCATCCAGGAGATCTGGCCGACGAGGGACCATCTGGCAAGATCCCGCCCGATATGGACGGCAAGGAATCCATGGAAGCGACCTTCTCGAAGATTCTGGCATCCAACCTTTACACGAAGGTCCATGCCGGTAAGATCGACAATCTTGTGCTGATTGCAGACCCTGAAACGTTGGGTGAGATCCGCCCGCTGTTGCACAAGGAAGTCACCGATGCGCTGGTGCTCGAACTCGACAAGACCCTGACCAACTCGCCGGTCAAGGATATCGAGAAGACCATTTCGGCCGCTCTGAACTAG
- a CDS encoding enoyl-CoA hydratase has translation MAYETIIVDNRDGVGLITLNRPKALNALSSELIAEVSRALDGFEEDDKIGVIVITGSEKAFAAGADIKEMATKTYMEAYLEDFIAPWDRVSKCRKPVIAAVAGYALGGGCELAMMCDFILAAETAKFGQPEITLGVMPGAGGSQRLTRFIGKSKAMEMCLTGRMMDAEEAERCGLVSRIIPADELVEEAVKVAKKIADFSLPIVMMTKESINRSYETTLSEGLRFERRLFHSMFATEDQKEGMAAFVDKRKAQFQNK, from the coding sequence ATGGCTTATGAAACGATCATCGTAGACAATCGTGACGGCGTCGGCCTGATCACGCTCAATCGCCCCAAGGCGCTCAATGCTCTGTCATCGGAGCTCATTGCGGAAGTTTCCCGGGCGCTCGACGGCTTTGAAGAAGACGACAAGATCGGAGTGATCGTGATCACCGGGTCGGAAAAGGCCTTTGCGGCCGGTGCCGACATCAAGGAAATGGCGACCAAGACCTACATGGAAGCCTATCTGGAAGATTTCATTGCTCCATGGGATCGGGTTTCCAAATGCCGCAAGCCGGTTATCGCTGCGGTCGCAGGCTATGCGCTCGGGGGCGGGTGCGAGCTCGCCATGATGTGCGACTTCATCCTTGCGGCCGAGACCGCCAAGTTCGGCCAGCCCGAAATCACACTGGGCGTGATGCCCGGTGCAGGTGGCTCCCAGCGCCTGACGCGCTTCATCGGCAAGTCCAAGGCCATGGAAATGTGCCTGACAGGCCGCATGATGGATGCAGAGGAAGCCGAGCGTTGCGGTCTCGTCTCGCGCATCATCCCAGCCGACGAGCTGGTTGAGGAAGCGGTCAAGGTGGCCAAGAAGATCGCCGATTTCTCGCTACCGATCGTGATGATGACCAAGGAAAGCATCAATCGGTCCTACGAGACCACGCTTAGCGAAGGCCTGCGGTTCGAACGTCGCCTGTTCCATTCGATGTTCGCAACCGAGGATCAGAAGGAAGGCATGGCCGCCTTCGTCGACAAGCGCAAGGCGCAGTTCCAGAACAAGTAG